The region AAACGGCCGACAGGAGACCAGTCTACAAGGTTTCCCCCGGGGGGGAAAGGGAACGACCGTGGCGGACGAATCGAAGGAGATGCTGGACCAGCTGGAGCGGGACCTCCTCGCCCTCAAGCATGAGTACGACCTCTTCTTCAACGGGAAGCGGCGCGCCGAGCCGATGAAGGGACGAAAGGAGCTGGAGACGAAGCTCCTGGTCGGAAGCCGCCGGATGTTCGTCGGGAACGCGGACCAGCTCCGGTTCAACAACCTCTCGGGCCGGTATTGGTCCTACGCCAACCTCTGGACGCGGACGGTGCGGGACCTCGAGGAAGGACGGATGCACCGCGACTCCGGGGGGAACGTCAAGCGGGTGTCGGGGGAACGGAGGGAACCGGTGGACCGGGAGAACGTCGACCGGGCGGCGGAAGCCCTGCTGGAAGCCCGGCGTTCGTGCGGCCTGGCCGGCGACCCGTCGGACATCCCGTCGCTCCGGGACACGCTCTACGCCCGAGCGCTGGAGATCTCGGCGTCAGCTGGGGGAAAGAAGGTGGAGTTCCTCGTGAGCGTCGAGGGGGGGAAACCGAAGGTGAAGGCGGTGTTGCGCTAACCGGGAGGGCTATTCCCCGCCGCCCGCCGCCATCCGTACCAGCGCGCGCTGCAGCTCCGCATACGCCTTCGCGTACGTTTCATCGTCCAGCGACAGCTCTTTCAAGCGGGCCTCGGCGCGGTCCTTGGCGCGCTGCGCGCGCTCCACGTCGATCTCTTCGGCACGCTCGGCCGTGTCGGCCATCACCACGACCCGGTCGTGGTTCACCTCGGCG is a window of Deltaproteobacteria bacterium DNA encoding:
- a CDS encoding F0F1 ATP synthase subunit epsilon, with product MASTIRLELVTPERLVLSEEVDEVVLPGYEGEFGVLPGHTQFLVILNIGMMWYRKGSAMTRIALGGGFAEVNHDRVVVMADTAERAEEIDVERAQRAKDRAEARLKELSLDDETYAKAYAELQRALVRMAAGGGE